In one Candidatus Limnocylindrales bacterium genomic region, the following are encoded:
- a CDS encoding methyltransferase, whose amino-acid sequence MTQLSPARIMEVGMAFWPAKVLLSAVELGVFTALGAGSMTGRELQDALRLHARANPDFFDTLVALQFLERDGNGADARYRNTAETALFLDRSSPQFMGGFLEMANARLYPFWGDLSEGLKTGKPQNEIKQTGASMFAELYSKPERLELFMDAMSGISAANFRAFADKFDFSSYRTVCDVGGATGQLSMFVAEKHPHLRCISADLPAVTSIAERKIAAAGLADRVTAKPLDFFAEPFPKADVITMGMILHDWNLEKKMHLVRAAYDALPAGGAFVVIENLIDDARRENTFGLLMSLNMLIEFGDAFDFTGADFAGWCREVGFARTEVIALAGPASAGVAYK is encoded by the coding sequence ATGACCCAGCTCTCCCCCGCCCGAATCATGGAAGTCGGCATGGCCTTCTGGCCGGCAAAAGTCCTGCTTTCCGCCGTCGAGCTCGGAGTGTTCACCGCGCTCGGCGCGGGGTCGATGACCGGTCGCGAGCTGCAGGACGCGCTTCGACTGCACGCGCGCGCCAACCCGGACTTCTTCGACACGCTGGTTGCGCTCCAGTTCCTCGAGCGCGACGGCAACGGTGCGGACGCCCGTTATCGCAACACGGCGGAGACTGCGCTGTTCCTCGACCGCAGCAGTCCGCAGTTCATGGGCGGCTTCCTCGAAATGGCGAACGCTCGTCTCTATCCCTTCTGGGGCGACCTCAGCGAAGGCCTCAAGACCGGCAAACCGCAGAACGAGATCAAGCAAACGGGCGCGTCGATGTTCGCCGAGCTGTACAGCAAGCCCGAGCGGCTCGAGCTGTTCATGGACGCGATGAGCGGAATATCCGCGGCCAACTTCCGGGCTTTTGCCGACAAGTTCGATTTCTCGAGCTATCGGACGGTCTGCGACGTAGGCGGGGCGACCGGCCAGCTGTCGATGTTCGTCGCGGAAAAGCATCCGCACCTTCGATGCATTTCGGCGGATCTGCCCGCCGTCACCTCGATCGCCGAGCGGAAGATCGCAGCCGCCGGACTCGCGGACCGTGTCACGGCAAAGCCGCTCGATTTCTTCGCCGAGCCGTTTCCGAAAGCCGACGTGATCACGATGGGCATGATCCTTCACGACTGGAATCTCGAAAAGAAGATGCACCTCGTCCGTGCGGCCTACGACGCACTGCCGGCCGGAGGGGCGTTCGTCGTGATCGAGAACCTGATCGACGACGCGCGCCGCGAGAACACATTCGGGCTGCTGATGTCGCTCAATATGCTGATCGAGTTCGGCGACGCGTTCGATTTTACCGGCGCTGATTTCGCCGGCTGGTGCCGTGAGGTCGGCTTTGCGAGGACGGAGGTGATTGCGCTTGCCGGTCCGGCAAGCGCGGGCGTCGCTTACAAGTAG
- a CDS encoding cupin domain-containing protein: MSARPFVVTPKDYAPTLNIVGEHVTVLASGEATQGYEIFLQRGPEGSGPPPHNHPWDESFFVIKGEIEFGIDGETTTVSAGTLVHLPAGTTHWFRFGKGGAEMISMTSRLGASKMFADFAREIAPVNPDLKQLAEVGGRHGLKVAV, from the coding sequence ATGTCTGCACGCCCGTTCGTCGTCACCCCGAAAGATTACGCGCCCACGCTCAACATCGTCGGTGAGCACGTCACCGTGCTGGCGTCCGGCGAAGCAACGCAGGGCTACGAGATTTTCCTGCAGCGCGGGCCCGAGGGCAGCGGCCCGCCGCCGCACAATCATCCGTGGGACGAGTCCTTCTTTGTCATCAAAGGTGAGATCGAGTTCGGTATCGATGGCGAGACCACGACGGTGTCGGCCGGAACGCTCGTGCATCTCCCGGCAGGTACGACCCACTGGTTCCGTTTCGGCAAAGGCGGCGCGGAGATGATTTCGATGACGTCGCGGCTTGGCGCATCGAAGATGTTCGCGGATTTCGCGAGAGAAATCGCGCCGGTAAATCCCGACCTGAAACAGCTCGCGGAAGTCGGCGGGCGCCACGGGTTGAAGGTGGCGGTCTGA